In one Bradyrhizobium cosmicum genomic region, the following are encoded:
- the eutC gene encoding ethanolamine ammonia-lyase subunit EutC, producing MSDPAVPRRPTLDLRSLTPARVALGRSGASVPTHALLDFTLDHARARDAVHAAFDASRLVSDLRALGLVVAEARSQAADRRDYLRRPDLGRQLDADSAQLLARSASHPCRLAIVIGDGLSAAAVHAHAVELVKHLLPLLAEADGVAIGNVVVASGARVALGDEIGAILGAQMVVTLIGERPGLSAPDSLGVYLTFAPRPGRTDAERNCVSNIHKAGLSHDEAAFKITWLVREGLARQATGVALKDESADRAPRRIGTALPE from the coding sequence ATGTCTGATCCGGCCGTCCCCCGCCGCCCGACCCTCGATCTGCGGTCACTCACGCCCGCGCGCGTCGCGCTCGGGCGCAGCGGCGCGAGCGTGCCGACGCACGCGCTGCTCGATTTCACACTGGACCATGCCCGCGCCCGCGACGCCGTGCATGCGGCCTTCGATGCATCGCGACTGGTATCCGATCTCCGCGCGCTTGGCCTCGTCGTCGCCGAGGCGAGGAGCCAGGCGGCCGACCGCAGGGACTATCTTCGGCGGCCTGATCTTGGACGACAGCTCGATGCCGATTCGGCGCAGCTTCTGGCGCGAAGTGCCTCGCACCCGTGCCGGCTCGCGATCGTGATCGGCGACGGCCTGTCGGCGGCGGCGGTCCATGCCCATGCGGTCGAGCTGGTGAAGCATCTGCTGCCGCTGCTCGCAGAAGCGGATGGCGTCGCGATCGGCAATGTCGTCGTCGCCTCGGGCGCGCGCGTCGCGCTCGGCGACGAGATCGGCGCCATTCTCGGTGCGCAGATGGTGGTGACGCTGATCGGCGAGCGGCCGGGCCTGTCCGCACCCGACAGTCTCGGCGTCTATCTGACTTTCGCGCCGAGGCCCGGCCGCACCGATGCCGAGCGCAATTGCGTGTCGAACATCCACAAGGCCGGGTTGAGCCATGACGAGGCGGCGTTCAAGATCACCTGGCTCGTGCGCGAGGGGCTGGCGCGGCAAGCAACCGGCGTGGCGCTGAAAGACGAGAGCGCGGACCGGGCGCCGCGTCGAATTGGCACGGCTTTGCCCGAATGA
- a CDS encoding sensor histidine kinase, which translates to MHEGRQASQESLDTSSAPLSRNELHYRLRQQSLLGEFGRTAMQTRDLREILQRATELCAIGLDAPFVKVLEYEPDEKRLMVRAGVGWAPGTIDVVSLAADIGSPAGYAYQTGTPVISNHLEADTRFRTPKLLADHGIRRAINVLIEKGGEGKAFFGVLEVDSADPGQFDQDDVHFLTGFAGLLGVAIERQQADAKLQEALKHQALLTREMSHRVKNSLASVVGLLRVQARSAQSQDVTNALQDASLRVSTIAEVHDHLWRSSHIGYVELADFMTELCKKLQGNTGGHTLHCRADPMLLAADHAIPLGLLINELVTNAVKYAYPEGGGDIEVSAREIDGHLHVEVSDHGVGLPEGFDIDQPRASLGFKVVTGMVRQLQGHLTLLKDRPGTHFLLDLPILSQPPGPAGG; encoded by the coding sequence ATGCATGAGGGACGTCAAGCGAGCCAGGAATCCCTCGATACTTCGTCCGCCCCCCTCAGCCGGAACGAACTTCACTACCGGCTGCGGCAGCAGTCGCTGCTCGGCGAGTTCGGTCGCACGGCCATGCAGACCCGCGACTTGCGGGAAATTCTACAACGCGCCACCGAACTGTGCGCCATCGGATTGGATGCCCCGTTCGTCAAGGTGCTTGAATACGAACCGGATGAAAAGCGTCTGATGGTGCGCGCGGGGGTCGGCTGGGCGCCCGGGACCATCGATGTCGTCTCACTCGCAGCCGACATCGGATCGCCTGCCGGCTATGCCTATCAGACAGGAACGCCCGTCATTTCGAACCATTTGGAGGCGGACACCCGCTTCCGCACGCCAAAGCTATTGGCGGATCACGGCATCAGGCGCGCCATCAACGTGCTGATCGAAAAAGGCGGAGAGGGTAAGGCCTTCTTCGGCGTGCTCGAAGTCGACAGCGCCGATCCCGGCCAGTTCGACCAGGACGACGTTCATTTCCTTACCGGCTTTGCCGGCCTGCTCGGGGTCGCGATCGAACGTCAACAGGCCGATGCCAAGCTTCAAGAAGCGCTCAAGCACCAGGCGCTGCTGACGCGAGAGATGAGCCACCGCGTCAAGAACAGCCTCGCATCGGTGGTGGGCCTGCTCCGCGTCCAGGCGCGCAGCGCCCAGTCCCAGGATGTCACGAATGCGCTGCAGGACGCGAGTTTGCGGGTGTCGACCATTGCCGAGGTGCACGATCACCTCTGGCGCAGTTCGCACATCGGTTATGTCGAACTTGCGGACTTCATGACCGAGCTCTGCAAGAAGCTGCAAGGCAACACCGGAGGGCACACTCTGCATTGCCGCGCAGATCCGATGCTGCTTGCAGCCGACCACGCCATTCCCCTCGGACTCCTGATCAACGAACTTGTCACCAACGCGGTCAAATACGCCTATCCGGAAGGAGGCGGCGACATCGAAGTTTCCGCCAGGGAGATCGATGGACACCTACACGTCGAAGTCTCCGACCATGGCGTCGGCCTTCCGGAGGGGTTCGACATCGATCAGCCGCGAGCAAGCCTCGGCTTCAAGGTTGTCACGGGCATGGTGAGGCAGCTTCAGGGCCATCTTACGCTGTTGAAGGATCGACCCGGGACTCATTTCCTGCTCGATCTGCCCATCCTATCCCAGCCACCGGGACCCGCTGGAGGATAA
- a CDS encoding Crp/Fnr family transcriptional regulator, producing the protein MTQKAEPEQNGALVQTDHDLRSNRLLGALEPASRKRLDPHLEPISFKLGEMVCDAGGLLQHAYFPQGSVLSLLTVLENGAAIETANIGREGAFGLFAAMYSRVSFNRCIVQLAGHTVRCPIQLLQYEFRNSEHVRDLFVSYSETLLSQVQQTVACNTMHSTEERICRWLLMMHDRAEGEALPYTHEFLSHILGANRKSVTLAAQSMQTAGLISYRRGAIQVLDRLALEAASCECYAIVKERFDAFLTPPSTAAPGHNKSRSGPSDEN; encoded by the coding sequence ATGACGCAGAAGGCGGAGCCGGAACAAAATGGAGCCTTGGTGCAAACGGACCATGATCTGCGGAGCAATCGGCTGCTGGGCGCACTTGAGCCCGCCAGTCGCAAGCGACTGGATCCCCATCTGGAGCCGATCTCGTTCAAGCTTGGCGAGATGGTCTGCGACGCTGGAGGCCTGCTCCAGCACGCCTATTTCCCGCAGGGCTCCGTGCTGTCATTGCTCACCGTGCTGGAAAATGGCGCGGCGATCGAGACCGCGAATATCGGGCGCGAAGGTGCGTTCGGCCTGTTCGCTGCCATGTACAGCCGGGTCTCCTTCAACCGGTGCATCGTCCAGCTCGCAGGCCATACGGTCCGTTGTCCCATCCAGCTGTTGCAGTACGAATTCAGGAACAGCGAGCACGTGCGCGATCTGTTCGTAAGCTACTCGGAGACGCTGCTGTCGCAGGTCCAGCAGACGGTCGCATGCAATACGATGCATTCGACTGAGGAGCGAATTTGCCGCTGGCTTCTGATGATGCACGACAGGGCCGAAGGCGAAGCTCTTCCCTACACCCACGAATTTCTCTCTCATATCCTGGGCGCCAATCGGAAATCCGTGACGCTGGCCGCGCAGTCGATGCAGACCGCGGGTCTCATCAGCTATCGCCGGGGAGCGATTCAGGTGCTGGATCGCCTGGCCCTGGAAGCGGCATCGTGCGAGTGCTACGCAATCGTGAAAGAGCGGTTCGACGCATTTCTCACGCCGCCGTCGACCGCAGCTCCGGGCCACAACAAAAGCCGAAGCGGCCCAAGCGACGAGAATTGA
- a CDS encoding B12-binding domain-containing radical SAM protein: MRAESNGTSRRILCVFPRYTSSFGTFEHSYPLTDGVSAFMPPQGLLLLAAYLPEEWQVKFVDENLRLATKDEFDWAEAVFVSGMHIQRQQMNDICRRAHAFDLPVALGGPSVSACPDYYPSFDYLHVGELGDATNQLIEILSRDTSRPEQQVVLTTKDRVPMTEFPIPAYELADVKKYMLGSIQYSSGCPYQCEFCDIPGLYGRNPRLKSPEQIIAELDRLRECGMTDTVYFVDDNFIGNRKAAMDLLPHLIEWQKRTGYVVRLACEATLNIAKRPEILEKMREAYFITIFCGIETPDPDALKAMQKDHNMMVPILEGVRTINSYGMEVVSGIIMGLDTDKPKTSDALLAFVEESQIPLLTINLLQALPKTPLWDRLEREGRLIEDDGRDSNVDFLLPYDDVVASWKHCMGAAYEPEKVFARFQYQCDHTYPHRLKMPVPDEMKTWRNIRRGLVMLRNIFWKVGVLGDYKRVFWKFALGRIKRGDLEGLIGCTLIAHHLITFARAASSGKQNASNYSIRLREASVPAE, from the coding sequence ATGCGAGCTGAAAGCAACGGAACGTCCCGGCGGATTCTCTGTGTGTTTCCGCGGTACACCTCCTCGTTCGGAACGTTCGAGCACTCCTATCCGCTGACCGACGGCGTCAGCGCCTTCATGCCGCCGCAGGGGCTTTTGCTGCTCGCAGCCTACCTGCCCGAGGAGTGGCAGGTTAAATTCGTCGACGAGAATCTCCGCCTCGCGACCAAGGACGAATTCGACTGGGCCGAGGCGGTCTTCGTCAGCGGCATGCACATCCAGCGCCAGCAGATGAACGACATCTGCCGCCGCGCCCATGCGTTCGACCTTCCGGTCGCGCTCGGCGGCCCCTCCGTCAGCGCCTGCCCGGATTATTATCCGTCGTTCGACTATCTCCATGTCGGCGAACTCGGGGACGCCACCAACCAGCTGATCGAGATCCTGTCGCGCGACACCTCGCGCCCCGAACAGCAGGTCGTCCTCACGACCAAAGACCGGGTGCCGATGACGGAGTTTCCGATTCCGGCCTATGAGCTTGCCGACGTGAAGAAATACATGCTCGGCAGCATCCAGTATTCCAGCGGCTGCCCCTATCAGTGCGAGTTCTGCGACATCCCCGGTCTCTACGGCCGCAATCCCCGCCTCAAGTCGCCGGAGCAGATCATCGCCGAGCTCGACCGCCTCCGCGAATGCGGCATGACCGACACGGTTTATTTCGTCGACGACAATTTCATCGGCAACCGCAAGGCGGCGATGGACCTGTTGCCGCATCTGATCGAATGGCAGAAGCGGACCGGCTACGTGGTGCGGCTCGCCTGCGAGGCGACGCTCAATATCGCCAAGCGGCCCGAGATACTCGAGAAGATGCGCGAGGCCTATTTCATCACCATCTTCTGCGGCATCGAGACGCCGGATCCCGACGCGTTGAAGGCGATGCAGAAGGACCACAACATGATGGTCCCGATCCTGGAGGGCGTGCGCACCATCAACTCCTACGGCATGGAGGTGGTGTCCGGCATCATCATGGGTCTCGACACCGACAAGCCGAAGACCTCCGATGCGCTGCTGGCTTTCGTCGAGGAATCCCAGATTCCGTTGCTCACCATCAACCTGCTCCAGGCGCTGCCGAAGACGCCGCTGTGGGACCGGCTGGAGCGGGAAGGGCGTCTGATCGAGGACGACGGCCGCGATTCCAACGTCGATTTCCTGCTGCCCTATGACGACGTCGTCGCGTCGTGGAAGCACTGCATGGGCGCCGCCTACGAGCCCGAAAAGGTCTTTGCGCGCTTCCAGTATCAATGCGACCACACCTATCCCCACCGCCTCAAGATGCCGGTGCCGGACGAGATGAAGACCTGGCGCAACATCAGGCGCGGCCTCGTCATGCTGCGTAACATCTTCTGGAAGGTCGGTGTGCTCGGCGACTACAAGCGGGTGTTCTGGAAGTTCGCGCTGGGACGCATCAAGCGCGGCGATCTCGAAGGGCTGATCGGCTGCACCCTGATCGCGCATCACCTCATCACCTTTGCGCGCGCGGCCTCCAGCGGCAAGCAGAACGCCTCGAACTATTCGATCCGGCTGCGCGAGGCCTCCGTTCCCGCCGAATGA
- a CDS encoding methyl-accepting chemotaxis protein yields MTTDRSGNATRLAGRFTLATKLYAIFALFALLTAAIALLSDYNSRRSAELTSAIETANAAALNVERVNSLVYAVVMESRGVYMSAEPAVVKKYGEGLLKFNAQILNVVKGWEGIVKADDAEQFATFKKRIEQFVDFRKELVRRGVEINAAAGREWGDNDANRAVRSALNKDLEALSKVYAERARQIAQQTETNRTLSFVLTCLGGVALALVVIGIVIIARSIARPLSAITATIKQVADGADDVVVPHADRADEIGALARAIQIFQNAMGRNRNLASQVSQDSAAREQRARHIEQSVDEFREAIGAIMRGLSDNASVMRETAQTITRVTANASSRAGTAADATEQASHNVTAVAGAAEELSASVEEIGRQVRQSAGAVEQTGQRTEKSIAEIESLAAATQRIDGVLSLIQAIAEQTNLLALNATIEAARAGDAGRGFAVVAHEVKALAGQTAKATADISENVAMIQASTRNAVDAVREIGGAVREINEVTTAIAGAVGQQDQATREISSNAQSAAQGNETLVANITSLRDAIGETDTAASSVLTAASSLTATADTLSREVEKFFQNLRSGSADGRIAKAG; encoded by the coding sequence ATGACCACCGACCGATCTGGGAATGCCACTCGCCTGGCAGGCCGCTTCACGCTTGCGACCAAGCTCTATGCGATCTTTGCGCTGTTCGCTCTGCTGACGGCGGCGATCGCGTTGCTGTCCGACTACAACAGCCGCCGCAGCGCCGAACTGACCAGCGCGATCGAGACGGCGAACGCGGCGGCGCTGAACGTCGAGCGGGTCAACTCGCTGGTCTATGCGGTCGTGATGGAATCGCGCGGCGTCTACATGTCGGCCGAACCGGCCGTGGTGAAGAAATACGGCGAGGGCCTGCTCAAGTTCAACGCGCAGATCCTGAACGTCGTAAAAGGCTGGGAGGGCATCGTCAAAGCCGACGATGCCGAGCAGTTTGCCACCTTCAAGAAACGCATCGAGCAGTTCGTCGACTTCCGCAAGGAGCTGGTACGCCGCGGCGTCGAGATCAACGCGGCCGCGGGCCGCGAATGGGGCGACAACGACGCCAACCGCGCCGTGCGCTCGGCGCTGAACAAGGATCTCGAGGCGCTGTCCAAGGTCTACGCCGAGCGCGCCAGACAGATCGCACAGCAGACCGAGACCAATCGCACGCTGTCCTTCGTGCTGACCTGCCTCGGCGGCGTGGCGCTTGCGCTGGTCGTGATCGGCATCGTCATCATCGCCCGGTCGATCGCCCGCCCCCTCTCCGCCATCACGGCGACCATCAAGCAGGTCGCGGACGGCGCCGATGATGTCGTGGTGCCGCACGCTGACCGCGCCGACGAGATCGGCGCGCTGGCACGCGCCATCCAGATCTTCCAGAACGCGATGGGCCGCAACCGCAATCTCGCTTCGCAGGTGTCGCAGGACTCCGCCGCGCGCGAGCAGCGCGCCCGCCATATCGAGCAATCCGTCGACGAGTTCCGCGAGGCGATCGGCGCGATCATGCGCGGCCTCAGCGACAACGCCTCGGTCATGCGCGAGACCGCGCAGACCATCACCCGCGTCACCGCGAATGCGAGCAGCCGCGCCGGCACGGCGGCGGACGCGACCGAGCAGGCCTCCCACAACGTCACCGCGGTGGCGGGCGCGGCCGAAGAGCTGTCGGCCTCCGTCGAGGAGATCGGCCGTCAGGTCCGGCAGAGCGCCGGCGCGGTCGAGCAGACCGGCCAGCGGACCGAGAAATCGATCGCCGAGATCGAGAGCCTTGCCGCCGCCACACAGCGCATCGACGGCGTGCTCAGCTTGATCCAGGCGATCGCCGAGCAGACCAACCTGCTCGCGCTCAACGCCACCATCGAGGCAGCGCGCGCCGGTGACGCCGGCCGCGGCTTTGCCGTCGTCGCGCACGAGGTCAAGGCGCTAGCGGGACAGACCGCGAAGGCGACCGCCGACATCAGCGAGAACGTCGCGATGATCCAGGCCTCCACCCGCAACGCGGTCGATGCCGTCCGCGAGATCGGCGGTGCGGTGCGCGAGATCAACGAGGTCACGACAGCCATCGCCGGCGCCGTCGGCCAGCAGGACCAGGCAACCCGCGAGATCTCTTCCAATGCGCAATCGGCGGCCCAGGGCAACGAGACGCTTGTGGCCAACATCACCTCGCTCCGCGACGCCATCGGCGAGACCGACACGGCGGCATCCTCGGTGCTGACGGCGGCGAGCAGCCTGACCGCGACGGCGGACACGCTGTCGCGGGAAGTGGAAAAGTTCTTCCAGAACCTCCGCTCGGGGTCTGCGGACGGACGTATTGCCAAGGCGGGGTAA
- a CDS encoding ethanolamine ammonia-lyase subunit EutB: MVYRHTIDATTYTFPDMRDLLAKATPPRSGDRLAGIAAGSAEQMIAARMALADVPLGQFLQEAVIPYEADEVTRLVIDSHDAEAFAPVASLTVGGFRDWLLSDAATPEILRKLAPGITPEMAAAVSKLMRNQDLILAARKCEVVTAFRNTIGLKGRMSTRLQPNHPFDDARGITASILDGLLLGAGDACIGINPASDDPTVIGQLLRLLDEVIARLKIPTQACVLTHVTTTLSLIGQGVPVDLVFQSVAGTEAANRSFGIDLALLKEGQEAGLSQKRGTVGQNVMYFETGQGSALSANAHHGVDQQTCEARAYAVARAYAPLLVNSVVGFIGPEYLYDGKEIIRAGLEDHFCGKLLGLPLGTDICYTNHAEADQDDMDNLLTLLAAAGVTFIMGVPGADDVMLNYQSTSFHDALYVRDVFGLRRAPEFDDWLVQAGLAGADFRLAGDALLLPDFASRLIA, translated from the coding sequence TTGGTCTACCGCCACACCATCGACGCGACGACCTATACATTCCCTGATATGCGCGACCTCCTCGCCAAGGCGACGCCGCCGCGCTCCGGTGACCGGCTGGCCGGCATTGCCGCAGGGAGCGCCGAGCAGATGATCGCGGCACGGATGGCGCTTGCCGACGTTCCGCTTGGGCAGTTCCTGCAGGAAGCCGTCATTCCCTACGAAGCCGACGAGGTCACGCGCCTCGTGATCGACAGCCATGACGCAGAAGCCTTCGCGCCCGTGGCTTCGCTCACGGTCGGCGGCTTCCGCGACTGGCTGTTGTCGGATGCCGCCACGCCCGAGATCCTGCGCAAGTTGGCGCCCGGCATCACCCCGGAGATGGCGGCCGCGGTCTCCAAACTGATGCGCAACCAGGATTTGATCCTGGCCGCGCGGAAATGCGAGGTCGTCACCGCCTTCCGCAACACCATCGGCCTGAAGGGGCGGATGAGCACGCGGCTCCAGCCCAATCATCCCTTCGACGATGCCAGGGGCATCACTGCCTCGATCCTCGACGGCCTCCTGTTGGGGGCCGGCGATGCCTGCATCGGCATCAACCCGGCGAGCGACGACCCGACCGTCATCGGTCAATTGCTGCGCCTGCTGGACGAGGTCATCGCGCGGCTGAAGATCCCGACGCAGGCCTGCGTGCTGACCCACGTCACGACGACGCTGTCGCTGATCGGGCAGGGCGTGCCGGTTGACCTGGTCTTCCAGTCGGTCGCCGGTACTGAGGCAGCCAACCGCAGCTTTGGCATCGATCTCGCTCTGCTCAAGGAAGGGCAGGAGGCCGGTTTGTCGCAGAAGCGTGGCACGGTCGGCCAGAACGTGATGTATTTCGAAACCGGGCAGGGCTCGGCGCTGTCGGCGAATGCCCATCACGGCGTCGATCAGCAGACCTGCGAAGCGCGCGCCTATGCGGTCGCCCGCGCCTATGCGCCATTGCTGGTCAACAGCGTGGTCGGCTTCATCGGCCCGGAATATCTCTACGACGGCAAGGAGATCATCCGAGCGGGGCTGGAGGATCATTTTTGCGGCAAGTTGCTCGGCCTGCCGCTTGGGACCGACATCTGCTACACCAACCATGCCGAGGCGGATCAGGACGACATGGACAATCTGCTGACGCTGCTCGCTGCCGCTGGCGTCACCTTCATCATGGGGGTGCCGGGCGCGGACGACGTCATGCTGAACTACCAGTCCACGTCTTTTCACGACGCGCTCTATGTCCGCGACGTCTTCGGACTGCGCCGCGCGCCGGAGTTCGACGACTGGCTGGTGCAGGCCGGGCTGGCGGGCGCGGATTTCCGGCTTGCCGGCGATGCACTGCTGCTGCCCGATTTTGCCTCGCGGCTGATCGCGTGA
- a CDS encoding response regulator, protein MMSTPAGKLPPIVLVVDDEPLLRMLAVEVVEEAGFTAIEARDADEAVAMLESRTDIALVFTDINMPGSMDGLKLAHAVRNRWPPIKILVVSGRQQHPSSDLPTNSCFLGKPYQASVLVEKLRSLVPID, encoded by the coding sequence ATGATGAGCACCCCAGCCGGCAAATTACCGCCAATCGTCCTTGTCGTGGATGATGAACCGCTGCTGCGGATGCTTGCCGTCGAAGTCGTCGAGGAGGCGGGCTTCACCGCGATCGAGGCCCGCGATGCGGACGAAGCGGTTGCCATGCTGGAATCGCGCACAGACATTGCTCTGGTTTTCACGGATATCAACATGCCCGGAAGTATGGACGGACTCAAACTGGCTCATGCAGTCCGCAACCGCTGGCCTCCGATCAAGATATTGGTCGTGTCGGGCAGGCAGCAGCATCCATCCTCCGATCTCCCTACGAACAGCTGCTTCCTCGGAAAGCCGTACCAGGCGTCGGTATTGGTCGAGAAACTTCGATCATTGGTTCCCATTGACTGA